One genomic region from Paramicrobacterium agarici encodes:
- a CDS encoding ABC transporter permease translates to MSVIRAEWTKLRSIRSTWVIAAGTIVASTALGVLGTSDVRGAPPTDLPQPWDPTALSMKGILFVQLLIGMLGALSVTSEYDTGTIGTSLSMVPARGRLLAAKTLVATEFSLLTSEIAVGFGFAAGQASLLSEGLPAASILSPGVLGALIRAVLYLALVALIGVAIGVVTRSSTASLAVLVGVLLLVPALAPGLPGVLGDWFEQFWPITAGQAAYSVIPVDGALPPTAGLGILALAALSMYTVGHVAFRVRDV, encoded by the coding sequence GTGAGCGTCATCCGAGCGGAATGGACGAAACTCCGCAGCATCCGGAGCACCTGGGTGATCGCCGCGGGCACCATCGTCGCGAGCACCGCACTTGGCGTCCTCGGCACGTCCGATGTACGTGGCGCGCCTCCCACCGATCTCCCCCAACCCTGGGATCCGACAGCGCTGAGCATGAAGGGCATCCTCTTCGTGCAGCTGCTGATAGGGATGCTGGGCGCGCTCAGCGTCACGTCGGAGTACGACACAGGCACGATCGGAACATCACTCTCCATGGTGCCGGCACGCGGCCGGCTGCTGGCCGCAAAGACATTGGTTGCCACTGAGTTCTCGCTGTTGACGAGCGAGATCGCCGTAGGATTCGGCTTTGCCGCAGGACAGGCATCGCTCCTGTCTGAGGGACTCCCCGCTGCAAGCATCCTCTCGCCAGGCGTTCTCGGCGCCCTCATCCGCGCCGTGCTCTACTTGGCACTCGTCGCCTTGATCGGCGTCGCGATCGGCGTTGTTACGCGATCGTCCACCGCGAGCCTCGCCGTGCTCGTCGGTGTCCTATTGCTCGTTCCAGCCCTGGCACCCGGTCTCCCCGGCGTTCTGGGAGACTGGTTCGAGCAGTTCTGGCCGATCACGGCAGGACAGGCTGCATACTCGGTAATCCCCGTCGACGGAGCCCTTCCGCCCACGGCAGGGCTCGGCATTCTCGCTCTCGCCGCTCTGAGCATGTATACCGTCGGCCATGTCGCGTTCCGCGTCCGCGACGTGTAA
- a CDS encoding MFS transporter codes for MSATTGTGDERIPLKPDLSNWDPEHDETWDKALAWRTLWITTYTMILAFATWYLVSAIAPRLNDIGYSLSDQELYWLVALPGLAGGLIRLIFMFLPPLLGTRTLVALAAMLLLIPLLGWTFVVRDPTIPFWFLMLLSFSAGVGGGSFSGLMASTSYFFPKRLSGTALGLQAGIGNFGIGIVQFLVPWVVGFGLLGTAALTPQSQTDGTLVWLHNGGLVMVPWVLLAAIAAIVFLRRVPVKANFRQQMNIFGLKHTWIMSALYLMSFGAFSGLAAQTGLIIGHVYGDFDNAPNPLAWAWIGPLLGAGIRAACGPLCDKWGGAKFTLVGGLGMTAGTVITLFFLSPSSVTEFWGFLTGMMVIFFFSGFANAGTFKQMPMIFTKVQAGGTIGWTASIGSFGPFLVGMALSVMSPTTFFIICAVWCGFCSWLAWWYYARPGAEKPS; via the coding sequence GTGAGCGCGACGACAGGCACGGGAGACGAGAGAATCCCTCTGAAGCCTGACTTGTCCAATTGGGATCCCGAGCACGACGAAACCTGGGACAAAGCGCTCGCGTGGCGCACTCTCTGGATCACGACCTACACGATGATCCTGGCGTTCGCCACGTGGTATCTCGTGAGCGCCATTGCGCCTCGCCTCAACGACATCGGCTATTCACTCTCCGATCAAGAGCTCTACTGGCTCGTCGCTCTGCCAGGGCTCGCGGGCGGTCTCATCCGCCTGATCTTCATGTTTCTTCCGCCGCTGCTCGGCACACGCACGCTCGTCGCCCTCGCCGCGATGCTGCTGCTCATTCCCCTTCTCGGGTGGACGTTCGTCGTTCGCGATCCCACCATTCCATTCTGGTTTCTCATGCTGCTGTCGTTCAGCGCCGGCGTCGGCGGGGGCAGCTTCAGCGGGCTCATGGCCTCGACGAGCTACTTCTTTCCCAAGCGCCTCTCGGGCACGGCGCTCGGCCTGCAGGCGGGCATCGGCAACTTCGGCATCGGCATCGTGCAATTTCTCGTGCCGTGGGTCGTGGGGTTCGGCCTGCTCGGCACCGCCGCGCTGACCCCGCAATCGCAGACCGATGGCACGCTCGTCTGGCTGCACAACGGCGGCCTCGTCATGGTGCCGTGGGTGCTGCTCGCGGCGATCGCCGCCATCGTCTTCTTGCGCCGCGTGCCCGTGAAAGCGAACTTCCGGCAGCAGATGAACATCTTCGGCCTCAAGCACACGTGGATCATGTCGGCGCTGTACCTCATGTCGTTCGGCGCGTTCTCGGGCCTCGCTGCACAGACCGGCCTCATCATCGGCCACGTCTACGGTGACTTCGACAACGCTCCGAATCCTCTCGCGTGGGCGTGGATCGGTCCGCTACTAGGCGCCGGAATCCGTGCAGCGTGCGGGCCCTTGTGCGACAAGTGGGGCGGCGCGAAGTTCACGCTCGTCGGCGGCCTCGGCATGACAGCGGGCACCGTCATCACGCTGTTCTTCCTGTCGCCGTCGAGCGTCACCGAGTTCTGGGGCTTCCTCACCGGAATGATGGTCATCTTCTTCTTCTCCGGCTTCGCGAACGCGGGCACGTTCAAGCAGATGCCCATGATCTTCACCAAGGTGCAGGCGGGCGGAACGATCGGCTGGACAGCATCCATCGGCTCCTTCGGCCCCTTTCTCGTCGGCATGGCTCTCTCGGTCATGAGCCCGACCACGTTCTTCATCATCTGCGCCGTCTGGTGCGGCTTCTGCTCGTGGCTGGCCTGGTGGTACTACGCCAGGCCCGGCGCAGAGAAGCCCAGCTGA
- the narH gene encoding nitrate reductase subunit beta: MRVMAQMSMVMNIDKCIGCHTCSVTCKQAWTNRTGVEYVWFNNVETKPGVGYPRSYEDQEKWGGGWVRTKRGRLKLRSGGRLQKLANIFYNPKLPEIEDYYEPWTYDYDMLLNAPQSEHTPVARPKSLLTGDDMKIGWSANWDDNLGGSTETVQEDPILKHMSDHVAMEFEQSFMFYLPRICEHCLNPSCVASCPSGAMYKRAEDGIVLVDQDQCRGWRMCVSGCPYKKVYFNHKTGKAEKCTLCYPRIEVGLPTVCSETCVGRLRYLGLVLYDADRVLEAASVEDEKELLDAQRDIILDPHDPAVIEAARAENIPEDWIEAAQSSPIYKLINEYRVALPLHPEYRTMPMVWYIPPLSPVVDVVASSGNDGEDANNLFAAIDKLRIPMEYLAGLFSAGDLGPVTESLQKLAAMRSYMRGINLDEGRDESIAEAVGMTGDEVEQMYRLLAIAKYEERYVIPQAHSEQARELDELACSLDYEGGPGMGGAGPFGLSSGHGPEPVAVENFHVLKDRQTADRPSTPGRMNLLNWDGNGRPTGMFPPDKQKDES; the protein is encoded by the coding sequence ATGCGCGTCATGGCTCAGATGTCCATGGTGATGAACATCGACAAATGCATCGGCTGCCACACGTGCTCAGTCACGTGTAAGCAGGCGTGGACGAATCGCACGGGCGTCGAGTACGTGTGGTTCAACAACGTCGAGACCAAGCCGGGCGTGGGGTACCCGCGCAGCTACGAAGACCAGGAGAAGTGGGGCGGCGGCTGGGTGCGCACCAAGCGCGGCCGGCTCAAGCTGCGCTCGGGAGGACGTCTTCAGAAGCTCGCGAACATCTTCTACAACCCGAAGCTTCCCGAGATCGAGGACTACTACGAGCCGTGGACGTACGACTACGACATGCTGCTCAACGCGCCGCAGAGCGAGCACACTCCGGTCGCGCGCCCGAAGTCGCTGCTCACGGGCGACGACATGAAAATCGGCTGGTCGGCGAACTGGGATGACAACCTCGGCGGCTCGACCGAGACCGTGCAGGAGGACCCGATTCTCAAACACATGAGCGACCACGTCGCCATGGAGTTCGAGCAGTCGTTCATGTTCTACCTGCCGCGCATCTGCGAGCACTGCCTCAACCCCTCGTGCGTCGCGTCGTGCCCCTCAGGCGCCATGTACAAGCGCGCTGAAGACGGCATCGTGCTCGTCGACCAGGACCAGTGCCGCGGCTGGCGCATGTGCGTCTCGGGGTGCCCCTACAAGAAGGTGTACTTCAACCACAAGACGGGCAAGGCCGAGAAGTGCACGCTCTGCTACCCGCGGATCGAGGTCGGCCTGCCCACCGTGTGCTCCGAGACCTGCGTCGGGCGGCTGCGCTACCTCGGGCTCGTGCTCTACGATGCCGACCGGGTTCTCGAGGCGGCATCCGTCGAAGACGAGAAAGAACTCCTCGACGCTCAGCGCGACATCATCCTCGACCCGCACGACCCAGCCGTCATCGAAGCTGCGCGCGCCGAGAACATCCCCGAAGACTGGATCGAGGCCGCGCAGTCGAGCCCGATCTACAAGCTCATCAACGAGTACCGCGTCGCGCTTCCGCTGCATCCGGAGTACCGCACCATGCCGATGGTCTGGTACATCCCGCCGCTGTCGCCCGTCGTCGACGTCGTCGCATCGAGCGGTAACGATGGCGAAGACGCCAACAACCTGTTCGCCGCGATCGACAAGCTGCGCATTCCGATGGAGTACCTCGCGGGGCTGTTCAGCGCCGGAGACCTGGGGCCCGTGACCGAATCGCTGCAGAAGCTCGCGGCGATGCGCTCCTACATGCGCGGCATCAACCTCGATGAGGGGCGCGACGAGTCGATCGCCGAAGCCGTGGGAATGACGGGCGACGAAGTCGAGCAGATGTACCGCCTGCTCGCGATCGCAAAGTACGAAGAGCGCTACGTGATCCCGCAGGCGCACTCGGAGCAGGCGCGCGAGCTCGACGAGCTTGCGTGCTCGCTCGACTACGAGGGCGGACCCGGAATGGGCGGAGCCGGACCCTTCGGTCTCTCGAGTGGGCACGGCCCCGAACCCGTCGCTGTCGAGAACTTCCACGTTCTGAAGGATCGCCAGACCGCAGATCGACCGTCGACGCCCGGTCGCATGAACCTGCTCAATTGGGACGGCAATGGCAGGCCGACCGGCATGTTCCCGCCAGACAAACAGAAAGACGAGTCATGA
- a CDS encoding TetR/AcrR family transcriptional regulator — protein MTEQTPGRRRRSEQKRAVILEAAESLFASEGFDRVSVDAIADRAGVSKRTVYDHFADKRALWERAYTRVADALARDVGEAIDQELVSGREIREALIGFAERVTTRTLPSNSYSTFRRLDEQASGVAFSGEEERKVPDRLLARRFSEMTAAGQLHADDAELAALQYSALTIRLVLNELRRDEDVGGAERHRLIAAGVDVFLSAYA, from the coding sequence ATGACGGAGCAGACCCCGGGCCGCAGACGCCGTTCCGAGCAGAAGCGCGCGGTTATTCTCGAGGCAGCTGAATCTCTCTTCGCCTCGGAGGGTTTCGACCGAGTGAGCGTCGATGCGATTGCGGATCGTGCCGGCGTGTCGAAGCGCACGGTCTACGATCACTTCGCCGATAAGCGAGCGCTGTGGGAGAGGGCTTACACCCGAGTCGCCGACGCTCTCGCGCGAGATGTAGGCGAGGCAATCGACCAAGAGCTGGTTTCAGGACGTGAGATTCGCGAGGCGTTGATCGGATTCGCTGAGCGAGTCACGACGCGGACGCTCCCGTCAAACAGCTATTCAACGTTCCGGCGGCTCGACGAGCAGGCGAGCGGGGTCGCATTCTCCGGCGAGGAAGAGCGGAAGGTCCCCGATCGCCTTTTGGCGCGGCGCTTTAGCGAGATGACAGCTGCCGGACAACTCCATGCGGATGACGCCGAACTCGCGGCTTTGCAGTATTCCGCTCTCACAATCAGATTGGTGCTCAACGAGCTCCGTCGCGACGAAGATGTGGGTGGCGCTGAGCGACACAGGCTCATCGCCGCTGGCGTCGACGTATTTCTCAGCGCCTATGCGTGA
- the narJ gene encoding nitrate reductase molybdenum cofactor assembly chaperone produces MSPVKPLPEPVPPLELTADQRRIAHMAASILLDYPDEERRSAWPAVADAVSSLPVALEQRFRRFLTEMADADAAALEQNYVATFDLKRKSAMYLTYYAAGDTRRRGMALVRFIEAYRAAGWEPGDEELPDYLPAVLEFSAASASPVAVDLLAAHRDGIEVLRAALAGLQSPYVHLIEAVAASLPEIDAATRERYLSLVNEGPPTETVGLTFLGNLKPYSAREEVGA; encoded by the coding sequence ATGAGCCCCGTGAAGCCTCTGCCCGAGCCGGTGCCGCCGCTGGAGCTCACGGCGGATCAGCGGCGCATCGCCCACATGGCAGCATCCATTCTTCTCGACTACCCCGACGAAGAGCGGCGTTCCGCCTGGCCTGCTGTTGCCGATGCGGTGTCGAGCCTTCCGGTCGCGCTCGAGCAGCGTTTTCGGCGCTTTCTGACAGAGATGGCGGATGCTGACGCGGCAGCGCTGGAGCAGAATTACGTCGCCACCTTCGATCTCAAACGCAAGTCCGCCATGTACCTCACGTACTACGCAGCCGGCGATACACGCCGCAGGGGAATGGCGCTCGTGCGATTCATCGAGGCCTACCGAGCGGCAGGCTGGGAGCCGGGCGATGAGGAGCTGCCGGATTATCTGCCCGCGGTACTCGAGTTCTCCGCGGCGAGCGCGTCACCCGTTGCCGTCGATCTTCTTGCCGCGCACCGCGACGGCATCGAGGTGCTGCGCGCGGCGCTTGCCGGACTTCAGAGTCCATACGTGCACCTCATCGAGGCTGTCGCCGCGTCGCTGCCCGAGATCGACGCAGCAACGCGCGAACGCTATCTCAGTCTCGTGAACGAGGGACCGCCGACCGAGACGGTCGGGCTGACGTTTCTCGGCAACCTCAAACCGTATTCCGCTCGCGAGGAGGTGGGCGCGTGA
- a CDS encoding nitrate reductase subunit alpha yields the protein MAKRTRTAPERVDSGARTDGPLADSLVNLGRYLRPGEVSEDLRSVYLKGGRAGDAFYRDRWSHDKVVRSTHGVNCTGSCSWKVYVKDGIITWETQQTDYPSVGPDSPEYEPRGCPRGAAFSWYTYSPTRVRYPYVRGVLLQMYREAKQRLGDPVAAWAEITSDPEKAKAYKRARGKGGLVRANWDEAAEIVAAAHVHTIKQYGPDRVAGFSPIPAMSMVSHGVGARFVNLIGGTMQSFYDWYADLPVASPQVFGDQTDVPESADWFNASYLMMWGSNVPVTRTPDAHFMTEARYRGQKVITVSPDYADNSKFADEWLAPHPGTDGALAMAMGHVILKEFFVDRTTPYFRDYLKRFADAPYLVALQKRGDAWVPGKFITAEDLGGQDAATANPAFKTVLLDQSGAPVVPNGSLGHRFSDADTGSWNLDLGDVDPLLSIMDSPTWAGDAAAIDLPRFDITPDAEADDGDSGSDAHTGGSGVVRRGVPTASVAGQTVTTVFDLLLAQYGVGRDGLPGRWPTGYDDPSTPGTPAWQEEITSVPAEQVARIGREFADNAERSGGRSMIIMGAGANHWFHSDTIYRTFLTLTTITGCQGVNGGGWAHYVGQEKVRPLTGYNQYQLAADWVRPARNMIGTAFWYLATDQWRYDGLPADQLASPLAKGQFADRTTADCMVESAKRGWMPSYPTFDRNPLDIVDEARAAGVEPQQYVVDSLKDGRLRFACEDPDSPENFPRVLSIWRGNILGSSGKGNEYFLKHLLGTDAAVRAPEAEGDRRPRTMEWHDDAPEGKLDLLFTADFRMTSTTLFSDVVLPAATWYEKYDLSSTDMHPFVHSFNPAIQPPWQTRTDFDIFHTLAKKVSDMATTHLGVREDLVAAPLMHDTADAMSTPNGTVTDDAPLVPGVTMPKLVVVERDYTKLAEQMATLGPLTAKLGMQTKGITYDPTPEIEKLGRVNGIVQTGSYAGSVRLDSDVRACEMILAFSGTTNGRLALQGFEKLGAHTGQPGVQELAAGNEETRITFPDVQSRPVPVVTSPEWSGSEHGGRRYTAFAVNVEHSKPWHTLTGRMHFYLDHDWMLELGEALPIYRPPLDLYRLFGDAQVGSTAATGSPGSAGKAEVAVRYLTPHSKWSIHSEYQDNLFMLSLSRGGPTIWMSPQDAAKIGVRDNEWIEAYNRNGVVVARANVSHRMPEGTVFMYHAKDRTVDVPKSETSGLRGGIHNSLTRVLLKPSHLIGGYAQLSFAFNYLGPTGNQRDEVTVIRRRSQEVDY from the coding sequence ATGGCGAAGCGCACACGTACCGCACCCGAGCGAGTCGACAGCGGAGCGAGGACCGACGGACCGCTCGCCGATTCGCTCGTGAATCTGGGGCGATACCTGCGCCCGGGAGAGGTCTCGGAAGATCTGCGCTCGGTGTATCTGAAGGGCGGCCGTGCGGGCGACGCGTTCTATCGCGACCGCTGGTCGCACGACAAAGTTGTGCGCTCGACGCACGGCGTCAACTGCACGGGCTCGTGCTCGTGGAAGGTGTACGTGAAAGACGGCATCATCACGTGGGAGACGCAGCAGACCGATTACCCCTCGGTGGGCCCTGACTCGCCCGAGTACGAACCGAGAGGATGCCCCCGAGGCGCCGCGTTCAGCTGGTACACGTACTCTCCGACGCGCGTGCGGTATCCGTACGTGCGCGGCGTTCTGCTGCAGATGTATCGCGAGGCGAAGCAGCGCCTCGGCGATCCCGTCGCGGCGTGGGCAGAGATCACCTCAGATCCCGAGAAGGCAAAAGCGTACAAGCGCGCCCGCGGCAAGGGCGGTCTCGTGCGTGCGAACTGGGACGAAGCCGCCGAGATCGTCGCCGCTGCCCACGTGCACACCATCAAGCAGTACGGCCCAGACCGCGTCGCCGGGTTCTCGCCGATTCCCGCCATGTCCATGGTGTCGCACGGTGTCGGCGCCCGCTTCGTCAACCTGATCGGCGGAACGATGCAGTCGTTCTACGACTGGTACGCCGACCTTCCGGTGGCGAGTCCGCAGGTGTTCGGCGACCAGACCGACGTTCCGGAGTCCGCCGACTGGTTCAATGCGTCGTACCTCATGATGTGGGGCTCGAACGTCCCCGTCACCCGCACGCCCGACGCGCACTTCATGACAGAGGCGCGGTATCGCGGCCAGAAGGTCATCACGGTCTCGCCCGACTATGCCGACAACTCGAAGTTCGCCGACGAGTGGCTCGCGCCGCACCCCGGTACCGACGGCGCGCTGGCCATGGCGATGGGCCACGTGATTCTTAAAGAGTTCTTCGTCGACCGCACAACGCCGTACTTTCGCGACTACCTCAAGCGCTTCGCCGACGCCCCGTACCTCGTCGCTCTGCAGAAGCGAGGCGATGCTTGGGTGCCGGGCAAGTTCATCACCGCCGAGGACCTCGGGGGTCAGGATGCCGCGACGGCGAACCCGGCGTTCAAGACGGTTCTTCTCGATCAGAGTGGCGCGCCGGTCGTGCCGAACGGCTCACTCGGGCACCGCTTCAGCGATGCCGACACGGGATCGTGGAACCTCGATCTCGGCGACGTCGATCCGCTGCTGTCCATCATGGACTCCCCCACCTGGGCAGGCGACGCCGCGGCGATCGACCTGCCGCGCTTTGACATCACCCCGGATGCCGAGGCCGACGACGGCGACAGCGGAAGTGACGCGCACACGGGCGGCTCCGGCGTCGTGCGCCGCGGCGTGCCGACAGCATCCGTCGCCGGTCAGACCGTGACGACCGTGTTCGATCTGCTGCTCGCGCAATACGGCGTGGGTCGCGACGGGCTGCCCGGGCGATGGCCCACCGGCTACGACGACCCGTCGACACCGGGAACGCCCGCATGGCAAGAGGAGATCACGTCGGTGCCCGCCGAGCAGGTGGCGCGCATCGGCCGCGAGTTCGCCGACAACGCCGAGCGCAGCGGCGGCCGCTCGATGATCATCATGGGCGCTGGCGCGAACCACTGGTTCCATTCAGACACGATCTACCGCACATTCCTCACGCTCACGACGATCACGGGATGCCAGGGCGTCAACGGAGGCGGCTGGGCACACTACGTGGGGCAAGAGAAGGTGCGCCCGCTCACCGGGTACAACCAGTACCAGCTCGCCGCCGACTGGGTGCGCCCCGCGCGCAACATGATCGGCACGGCGTTCTGGTACCTCGCGACAGACCAGTGGCGCTATGACGGGCTGCCGGCCGACCAGCTCGCCTCTCCCCTCGCGAAGGGCCAGTTCGCCGATCGCACGACGGCCGACTGCATGGTCGAGTCGGCGAAGCGCGGGTGGATGCCGAGCTACCCGACCTTCGATCGCAACCCGCTCGACATCGTCGACGAGGCGCGGGCGGCCGGCGTCGAGCCGCAGCAGTACGTGGTCGACAGCTTGAAAGACGGCAGGCTGCGGTTCGCGTGCGAAGACCCGGATTCCCCCGAGAACTTCCCGCGCGTACTCAGCATCTGGCGCGGGAACATTCTCGGCTCGTCGGGAAAGGGAAACGAGTACTTCCTCAAGCATCTGCTGGGAACGGATGCTGCGGTACGCGCTCCCGAAGCGGAAGGCGACCGCAGGCCGCGCACGATGGAGTGGCACGACGACGCGCCAGAGGGCAAGCTCGATCTGCTCTTCACCGCGGACTTCCGCATGACGAGCACGACCCTGTTCTCCGACGTCGTGCTGCCCGCGGCGACATGGTACGAGAAGTACGACCTGTCGTCGACAGACATGCACCCGTTCGTGCACTCCTTCAACCCCGCGATCCAGCCGCCGTGGCAGACACGCACCGACTTCGACATCTTCCACACGCTCGCCAAGAAGGTCAGCGACATGGCGACGACGCACCTCGGCGTACGCGAAGACCTCGTCGCTGCGCCGCTCATGCACGACACGGCAGACGCCATGTCGACGCCGAACGGCACGGTCACCGACGACGCCCCGCTCGTTCCCGGGGTGACGATGCCGAAGCTCGTCGTCGTCGAACGCGACTACACGAAGCTCGCCGAGCAGATGGCGACGCTCGGGCCGCTCACGGCGAAGCTCGGCATGCAGACGAAGGGCATCACGTACGACCCGACGCCCGAGATCGAGAAGCTCGGCCGCGTGAACGGCATTGTGCAGACCGGATCATACGCCGGCAGTGTGCGCCTCGACAGCGACGTTCGAGCGTGCGAGATGATCCTCGCGTTCTCGGGCACCACGAATGGGCGGCTCGCGCTACAGGGCTTCGAGAAGCTCGGTGCGCACACCGGCCAGCCCGGGGTTCAAGAGCTCGCGGCGGGAAACGAAGAGACGCGCATCACCTTCCCCGACGTGCAGTCGCGGCCCGTGCCCGTCGTGACCTCCCCCGAGTGGTCGGGCTCTGAGCACGGCGGCCGGCGCTACACGGCGTTCGCCGTCAACGTCGAGCACTCCAAGCCGTGGCACACGCTCACGGGACGCATGCACTTCTACCTCGACCACGACTGGATGCTGGAGCTCGGCGAGGCCCTGCCGATCTACCGTCCGCCGCTCGACCTCTACCGGCTGTTCGGCGACGCGCAGGTCGGCTCGACGGCAGCAACCGGCTCTCCCGGCTCCGCCGGAAAGGCAGAGGTCGCCGTTCGCTACCTCACGCCGCACTCGAAGTGGTCGATTCACTCGGAGTATCAGGACAACCTCTTCATGCTCTCGCTCAGCCGAGGCGGCCCCACCATCTGGATGTCTCCGCAGGACGCCGCGAAGATCGGCGTTCGCGACAACGAATGGATCGAGGCGTACAACCGCAATGGCGTCGTCGTCGCGCGCGCGAACGTGTCGCATCGCATGCCGGAGGGCACCGTGTTCATGTACCACGCGAAGGACAGAACGGTCGACGTGCCGAAGTCCGAGACGAGCGGTCTGCGCGGCGGCATCCACAATTCCCTCACGCGCGTGCTGCTGAAGCCGAGCCACCTCATCGGCGGCTACGCCCAGCTCTCGTTCGCGTTCAACTATCTCGGTCCGACAGGAAATCAGCGAGACGAGGTGACGGTGATTCGCCGTCGCAGTCAGGAGGTCGATTACTGA
- the narI gene encoding respiratory nitrate reductase subunit gamma, whose protein sequence is MNALDFILWIALPYAGMAVFIVGHIWRYRYDQFGWTSRSSEVYESRLLRLGSPMFHFGILMVLAGHVAGLLIPAEWLYAIGIDEHMYHWGATVLGTAAAAMLVAGLGILIYRRRSNGPVFLATTVMDKIMYVFLGLTILIGTAATIAHQIIGGGYNYRETISPWVRSILLFQPDPALMIDAPLLFQLHALTATLLFILWPFTRLVHVFSAPVGYLFRPYIVYRSRDEHRGSRSIRRGWEGSNLPPKTPQQKRF, encoded by the coding sequence GTGAACGCCCTCGACTTCATTCTGTGGATCGCGTTGCCGTACGCGGGCATGGCGGTGTTCATCGTCGGGCACATCTGGCGATACCGCTACGACCAGTTCGGGTGGACGAGCCGATCGAGCGAGGTATACGAGAGCAGGCTGCTGCGGCTCGGGTCGCCGATGTTCCATTTCGGCATCCTCATGGTGCTTGCCGGCCATGTCGCGGGGCTGCTCATTCCCGCTGAATGGCTCTACGCGATCGGCATCGATGAGCACATGTATCACTGGGGCGCGACCGTGCTGGGCACGGCAGCCGCGGCGATGCTCGTCGCGGGGCTCGGGATTCTCATCTACCGCAGGCGTTCGAACGGTCCGGTCTTTCTCGCGACGACCGTGATGGACAAGATCATGTACGTGTTCCTCGGGCTCACGATCCTGATCGGAACAGCGGCGACGATTGCGCACCAAATCATCGGCGGAGGGTACAACTATCGCGAGACGATCTCACCGTGGGTGCGCAGCATCCTGCTCTTCCAGCCGGACCCCGCGCTCATGATCGACGCTCCTCTGCTGTTTCAGCTGCACGCTCTCACAGCGACGCTGCTGTTCATCCTCTGGCCGTTCACGCGTCTCGTTCACGTGTTCTCAGCACCGGTCGGCTACCTGTTCCGGCCGTACATCGTGTATCGGTCGCGCGACGAGCATCGCGGGTCCCGCTCGATCCGGCGTGGCTGGGAGGGATCGAACCTGCCGCCGAAGACGCCGCAGCAGAAGCGCTTCTAG
- a CDS encoding ATP-binding cassette domain-containing protein, with protein sequence MVPPFAGRAIESRNLTKRYAQATVVDNLTMTAKPGRVTGFLGPNGAGKSTTMRMLLGLAAPTAGSITVGGAPVSRLREPARVIGALLDARAIHPRRRAVDHLRSYAQAMNLRSRRVDEVLDLVGLSHAGTRCAGDFSLGMHQRLGIATALLGDPAVLVLDEPLNGLDPEGIRWMRLLMRELAADGRTVLFSSHLMSEMELTAHDLIVIHHGRLLAASSLDTFVRTHTSLTVTARSDRASDLVRALRRGGLSADIDENRTVIVHDADTRHVGAVASERGIALTALSTHRSSLEDVFLTLTRESAPLEVTA encoded by the coding sequence ATGGTTCCACCCTTTGCAGGCCGCGCGATCGAATCCCGCAATCTCACGAAGCGCTACGCACAGGCGACGGTCGTCGACAATCTCACAATGACCGCGAAGCCGGGCCGCGTAACGGGCTTCCTCGGCCCCAACGGCGCCGGCAAATCGACGACGATGCGGATGCTACTGGGCCTCGCCGCACCGACGGCCGGCTCGATCACAGTCGGGGGAGCACCAGTCTCTCGGCTGCGAGAACCGGCACGCGTCATCGGCGCGTTACTCGACGCGCGCGCAATTCACCCGCGTCGTCGTGCCGTCGACCATCTAAGGTCATACGCGCAAGCGATGAACCTCCGCTCAAGACGCGTTGACGAGGTGCTCGATCTCGTGGGCCTTTCTCACGCAGGGACTCGCTGCGCGGGCGACTTCTCGCTCGGCATGCACCAGCGATTGGGCATTGCAACCGCTCTTCTCGGGGACCCAGCGGTGCTCGTTCTTGACGAGCCGCTCAACGGCCTCGATCCCGAAGGGATCCGCTGGATGCGGCTACTCATGCGCGAACTTGCCGCTGACGGTCGCACTGTTCTGTTCTCGAGCCATCTAATGTCCGAAATGGAATTGACCGCGCATGACCTCATCGTGATCCATCACGGACGCTTGCTCGCAGCATCCTCACTCGACACCTTCGTACGTACCCACACGTCCCTCACCGTCACTGCCCGCTCGGATCGCGCGTCCGATCTCGTTCGCGCGTTACGACGCGGCGGCCTGAGCGCGGACATCGATGAAAACCGCACCGTGATCGTGCACGACGCCGATACCCGACACGTGGGTGCCGTCGCGAGCGAGCGCGGCATCGCACTGACTGCGCTTTCGACACACCGCAGCTCCCTGGAGGATGTGTTTCTCACGCTGACACGTGAGAGCGCACCGCTGGAGGTGACAGCGTGA